One stretch of Cedecea neteri DNA includes these proteins:
- the gap gene encoding type I glyceraldehyde-3-phosphate dehydrogenase produces MVKVGINGFGRIGRNVLRAALGNPEIEIVAINDLTDSKTLAHLLKHDSLMGKLPAPVEASEGQLHVDGKPVRVFSERDPAQIPWREVGVDIVIEATGFFTSREKAEVHITHGGAKRVIISAPGKDDDLTIVLGVNHDSYDPQKHFVVSNGSCTTNGLAPAAQVLHQAFGIEHGLMNTTHAYTNSQALHDQPEKDLRGARAAALSIVPYSSGAAKALGKVIPELDGRLTGYSLRVPVPVVSIVDLTVTLKRDVTAEEVNAAFRKAAESGPLKNILGYSDEPLVSSDYQGDPRSSIIDGLSTLVIGGNLVKILAWYDNEWGFSNRLVDLALLMDKRGL; encoded by the coding sequence ATGGTTAAGGTCGGGATTAATGGTTTTGGCAGGATCGGACGTAACGTGCTGCGCGCCGCGCTGGGTAACCCGGAGATTGAGATTGTTGCTATCAACGATCTGACGGACAGTAAAACTCTCGCACACCTGCTCAAACACGACTCGCTGATGGGCAAACTACCCGCGCCGGTGGAGGCCTCAGAAGGCCAACTTCACGTTGACGGCAAGCCGGTTCGCGTCTTCAGCGAAAGAGATCCGGCGCAGATTCCTTGGCGCGAAGTTGGCGTAGATATCGTTATTGAAGCCACAGGATTTTTCACCAGCCGTGAAAAAGCAGAGGTTCACATTACCCACGGCGGCGCAAAACGCGTGATTATTTCTGCCCCAGGTAAAGATGACGACCTGACCATCGTGCTGGGCGTGAACCACGATAGCTACGATCCGCAGAAGCACTTTGTGGTCAGCAACGGCAGCTGCACTACCAACGGCCTCGCCCCTGCCGCTCAGGTTCTGCATCAGGCTTTTGGGATTGAACACGGGCTGATGAACACCACCCACGCCTACACCAACAGTCAGGCGCTGCACGACCAGCCGGAAAAAGACCTGCGCGGGGCGCGTGCGGCAGCTCTGTCGATTGTGCCCTACTCCAGCGGCGCGGCTAAAGCCCTCGGCAAAGTTATTCCTGAACTGGACGGCCGCCTGACCGGCTATTCCCTGCGCGTGCCGGTGCCGGTGGTGTCTATCGTCGATTTAACCGTCACGCTTAAACGTGATGTGACAGCGGAGGAAGTGAACGCGGCGTTCCGTAAGGCAGCAGAATCAGGCCCGCTGAAAAATATTCTGGGCTATAGCGATGAACCGCTGGTGTCCAGCGATTATCAGGGCGACCCGCGATCTTCGATTATTGACGGGCTGTCTACGTTGGTGATTGGCGGTAACCTGGTCAAAATTCTTGCCTGGTACGACAACGAATGGGGCTTCTCGAATCGCCTTGTTGACCTTGCGTTACTGATGGATAAACGCGGCCTGTAA
- a CDS encoding ABC transporter substrate-binding protein produces the protein MNMKKRCLTLLSAAMLSVVSSAWAADSGQKVIIGSADFPENQLLATIYAGALEAQNIPVEKKLNIGSREVYIPALLDGSINVIPEYSGALLSYLDANNKAHSSDEVATALATKLPAKVKMLHTAVAQNSDVIAVTKKTADKYQLKTIDDLKPHAAELILGGPAEWKTRHEGVPGLKEVYGLNFKSFKVLDVAGPLTLTALKNNQIQAADLTSTTPEIQKDHLVALADPKNLFAAQNIVPIVATATLNPTIENTLNKVSAQLTTADLIAMNGQLAEFASIDDVAHQWLVKHGLSK, from the coding sequence ATGAATATGAAGAAACGTTGTTTGACGCTGTTGAGTGCCGCGATGCTGTCCGTTGTTTCCTCCGCGTGGGCGGCGGACTCGGGCCAGAAGGTGATTATTGGCTCGGCTGATTTCCCGGAAAACCAGCTGCTGGCGACGATTTATGCCGGGGCCCTGGAAGCGCAAAACATCCCCGTGGAGAAGAAGCTGAATATCGGCAGCCGCGAAGTCTACATTCCGGCTCTGCTCGACGGCTCCATTAACGTTATCCCTGAATACAGCGGCGCGCTGCTGAGCTACCTGGACGCCAATAATAAAGCGCACAGCTCTGATGAAGTGGCGACCGCGCTGGCGACGAAGCTGCCGGCAAAAGTGAAAATGCTGCACACCGCCGTGGCGCAAAACAGCGACGTTATCGCCGTGACCAAAAAAACGGCGGATAAATACCAGCTCAAAACCATTGATGACCTGAAGCCTCACGCGGCAGAACTCATCCTGGGTGGCCCGGCAGAATGGAAAACTCGCCATGAAGGCGTGCCGGGGCTTAAAGAAGTCTATGGCCTGAACTTCAAGAGCTTCAAAGTGCTGGATGTCGCAGGCCCGCTGACGCTGACCGCGCTGAAAAATAATCAAATCCAGGCGGCTGACTTAACGTCCACTACGCCGGAAATTCAGAAAGATCATCTGGTGGCGCTTGCCGATCCGAAAAACCTGTTTGCGGCACAAAACATCGTCCCGATTGTCGCCACCGCCACGCTGAACCCGACGATTGAGAACACGCTGAACAAAGTGTCTGCGCAGCTAACCACCGCAGATTTGATTGCCATGAACGGGCAGCTTGCCGAATTCGCCAGCATTGATGACGTGGCTCATCAGTGGCTGGTTAAACATGGCCTGAGCAAGTAA
- the hutG gene encoding N-formylglutamate deformylase codes for MIKGFELHQGKLPLLISMPHPGTQLTPEVANGLTGRAKKLEDTDWHIPKLYQPIRDLGASMLSANYSRYVVDLNRPSDDKPLYTTATTGLYPDIFFDGEPLFEAGKSPNEQARADILTNIWQPYHQALAQELARLKETFGYAILWDAHSIKSVVPRLFEGRLPDLNFGTADGASCNPALSAELLKTSEHFNGYSKVLNGRFKGGYITRHYGAPEQNIHAVQLEVAQCCYMNEESFAWSADKGAQFQRLLTQLIETALDWGKRHHG; via the coding sequence ATGATTAAGGGCTTTGAGCTTCATCAGGGTAAGCTGCCGCTGCTGATCAGCATGCCGCATCCCGGCACACAGTTAACGCCGGAAGTGGCGAACGGGCTGACCGGGCGGGCAAAAAAACTGGAAGATACCGACTGGCACATTCCAAAACTTTACCAGCCGATACGCGATCTGGGCGCCAGCATGCTCAGCGCCAACTACTCCCGCTACGTGGTTGATTTGAATCGCCCGTCAGACGATAAGCCGCTTTACACCACCGCCACCACCGGGCTGTACCCGGATATCTTTTTCGACGGTGAGCCGCTGTTTGAGGCCGGAAAATCTCCCAACGAGCAGGCCAGAGCCGACATCCTGACCAACATCTGGCAGCCTTATCATCAGGCGCTTGCTCAGGAACTCGCCCGACTGAAAGAAACCTTCGGCTATGCGATTCTGTGGGACGCACACTCCATCAAGTCCGTAGTTCCTCGCCTGTTTGAAGGCCGCCTGCCGGACCTTAACTTCGGTACAGCAGACGGTGCCAGCTGTAACCCGGCGCTGAGCGCTGAACTCCTGAAAACTAGCGAGCATTTCAACGGCTACAGCAAAGTGCTTAACGGGCGCTTCAAGGGCGGCTACATTACGCGCCACTACGGCGCACCGGAGCAAAACATTCATGCCGTGCAGCTGGAAGTGGCGCAGTGCTGCTATATGAACGAAGAGAGTTTCGCCTGGTCAGCGGATAAAGGCGCGCAATTCCAGCGGTTGCTGACTCAACTGATAGAGACGGCGCTGGACTGGGGAAAACGTCACCACGGCTAG
- a CDS encoding ABC transporter permease, whose protein sequence is MKFDWLWAQSDKIFHLLLWHLYLSVTPILIGLLLAIPAGWLVNSMPRVKGVILNLFGLLYTIPSLALFVLLPPLLNTQILDPINVVVALTIYSFALLVRTVCDGLDSVPTDTRQSAFALGYKPIHQFFQVDLPLAVPVIGSGMRVAVVSNVSIVSVAALIGAPQLGSLFTQGFQLQFLTPIIAGIVLCIVLAFVLDCVVVAVTRSLSRWQPIRG, encoded by the coding sequence ATGAAATTTGACTGGCTGTGGGCGCAAAGCGACAAAATCTTTCATTTACTGCTGTGGCACCTTTATCTCTCGGTCACGCCAATCCTGATTGGCCTGCTGTTGGCGATCCCGGCCGGCTGGTTGGTGAACAGCATGCCTCGCGTAAAGGGCGTCATCCTTAACCTGTTCGGGCTGCTGTACACCATCCCGTCCCTGGCGCTGTTTGTGCTGCTGCCGCCGTTGCTCAATACGCAAATCCTTGACCCGATTAACGTGGTGGTGGCGCTGACCATTTATAGCTTTGCGCTGCTGGTCAGAACGGTGTGTGACGGGCTGGACTCGGTGCCCACTGACACCCGGCAGTCCGCTTTTGCCCTCGGCTATAAGCCGATACATCAGTTTTTCCAGGTTGACCTGCCGCTGGCGGTGCCGGTCATTGGTTCCGGGATGCGCGTGGCCGTGGTTTCCAACGTCAGTATTGTTTCCGTCGCCGCGCTGATAGGTGCCCCGCAGTTGGGGTCGCTGTTTACCCAGGGGTTTCAACTGCAGTTTCTGACGCCGATTATTGCCGGCATCGTGCTGTGTATCGTGCTGGCTTTCGTCCTTGACTGCGTGGTCGTCGCCGTCACCCGCTCTTTAAGCCGCTGGCAGCCAATAAGGGGATAA
- a CDS encoding serine hydrolase domain-containing protein, with protein sequence MTKLNTGICLLTLCLGAALQVNAAPVTADCQTLQLATCPAPTDTKLPDVKDMLTWNQQQRVVGFRNDYRSYEGDVFKAGQSVPVPRAAKDLSGVSYQYDGHDFKLGEYLKRNSVTGMMVIKDGKIVWDYYGEGNTPTTLWTSRSVGKSVVSTLVGVAVKEGKITSLDDEIVKYNPDVKGTAWEHVTVRQLLQHTSGVSWGEDYTNPKSDFAQLTQCEANSDTYDCVNKLVKDPQRKAYAKPGEAWSYSSGGAWLLGDTLEKATGKSLAQNLQEAIWQPYGMTHDGVWHSYQPGKHDVGAHGFNATLEDWGKFGLFIMNNGVLPDGKKMLPDGWVSQARDWNKAQKSVTAAHPDGSYGFEWWNNSVPANAGNVGPKHGLESKDSMWALGIFGQMIMVNQKEKLVIVQWSTWPKAEPSFSAQPLEASLMFNAIANSLK encoded by the coding sequence CGGAATTTGCCTGCTTACCCTTTGCCTTGGTGCCGCCCTGCAGGTGAACGCCGCTCCCGTAACTGCGGATTGCCAGACGCTCCAGCTCGCAACTTGTCCCGCTCCCACGGACACGAAACTGCCTGACGTAAAAGACATGCTGACCTGGAACCAGCAGCAGCGCGTCGTGGGCTTTCGTAATGATTACCGTTCCTATGAGGGCGATGTTTTCAAAGCCGGGCAGTCTGTGCCTGTCCCACGCGCAGCAAAAGATCTCTCGGGCGTAAGCTACCAGTACGACGGACACGATTTTAAGCTGGGGGAATACCTGAAGCGAAACAGCGTGACCGGCATGATGGTGATTAAGGACGGTAAAATCGTCTGGGATTATTACGGCGAAGGCAACACGCCGACCACGCTGTGGACATCCCGCTCGGTGGGGAAATCGGTGGTTTCCACGCTGGTTGGCGTGGCGGTAAAAGAGGGGAAAATCACCTCGCTCGACGACGAGATTGTTAAGTACAACCCTGATGTTAAAGGCACCGCCTGGGAACACGTCACGGTGCGGCAACTGCTGCAGCACACCTCGGGCGTCAGCTGGGGTGAGGATTACACCAATCCGAAGTCCGACTTTGCCCAACTGACGCAGTGCGAAGCGAACAGCGATACCTACGATTGCGTGAATAAGCTGGTGAAAGACCCGCAGCGTAAAGCTTACGCTAAGCCCGGCGAGGCCTGGTCTTACTCCTCCGGCGGAGCCTGGCTGTTGGGCGATACGCTGGAAAAAGCGACCGGCAAATCTTTGGCGCAAAACCTTCAGGAGGCCATCTGGCAGCCTTACGGCATGACGCACGACGGCGTGTGGCACAGCTATCAGCCAGGCAAGCATGATGTCGGCGCACATGGCTTCAACGCCACGCTCGAAGACTGGGGTAAATTTGGTCTGTTTATTATGAACAACGGCGTGCTGCCGGACGGCAAGAAAATGCTGCCTGATGGCTGGGTGTCACAGGCTCGTGACTGGAATAAAGCGCAAAAATCCGTCACCGCCGCGCATCCGGACGGCAGCTACGGTTTTGAATGGTGGAACAACAGCGTTCCGGCGAATGCGGGCAATGTAGGGCCGAAGCACGGCCTGGAAAGTAAAGACTCGATGTGGGCGCTGGGGATTTTTGGGCAGATGATCATGGTGAACCAGAAAGAGAAGCTGGTGATTGTCCAGTGGTCTACCTGGCCGAAGGCAGAGCCGTCTTTCAGCGCGCAGCCGCTGGAAGCTTCCCTGATGTTCAACGCTATAGCGAACTCGCTTAAGTAA
- a CDS encoding GlxA family transcriptional regulator, whose product MKTILIIVPDGGMLFEAAGIADILMQANRLHTEALAEPRYRISIATTQPHHVVHGMSGLNLLADHRLADLDPDEPRDTIMITGKGQSEHEGSAVVEWIRRAASKADRIASVCGGAMLLAQAGILNGRRATTHWRMLEEMQAKWPQIKVEAGPLYIQDGPVWTSGGVSSGFDLTLALVESDYGFTLARDVAQDLVMYLHRPGGQLQFSRYHLRQAANTGPIGQLQDWLLDNLADDLSVEKLAERVAMSPRNFTRVFTRETGVTPARYVEEARLAAARHHLEQSTDTLERVAAAAGFGSAINLRRVFERQLHLTPGEYRERFHCRKLA is encoded by the coding sequence ATGAAAACTATTCTGATCATCGTTCCTGACGGCGGCATGCTGTTCGAAGCCGCCGGTATCGCCGACATTCTGATGCAGGCCAATCGCCTGCATACGGAGGCTCTCGCCGAACCTCGCTACCGCATTAGCATCGCTACCACGCAGCCTCATCACGTTGTGCACGGCATGTCCGGGCTCAACCTGCTGGCCGACCACCGGCTGGCGGACCTCGATCCCGACGAGCCCCGCGATACCATAATGATTACCGGCAAAGGCCAAAGCGAGCATGAAGGCAGCGCCGTGGTGGAGTGGATACGCCGCGCGGCATCCAAAGCTGACCGCATCGCCTCCGTCTGTGGCGGCGCGATGCTTCTGGCCCAGGCGGGGATACTGAACGGCCGCAGGGCAACCACCCACTGGCGAATGCTGGAGGAAATGCAGGCCAAATGGCCGCAAATTAAAGTTGAAGCTGGCCCGCTGTACATTCAGGACGGGCCGGTGTGGACGTCAGGCGGCGTGAGTTCCGGTTTCGATCTTACGCTGGCGCTGGTGGAGTCCGATTACGGTTTCACCCTCGCCCGCGACGTCGCTCAGGATTTAGTGATGTATTTACATCGCCCAGGCGGGCAGCTGCAGTTCAGCCGCTATCATCTGCGCCAGGCCGCCAACACCGGGCCTATAGGACAGCTACAGGACTGGCTGCTGGATAACCTGGCGGACGATTTGTCGGTAGAGAAACTGGCAGAACGCGTTGCCATGAGCCCAAGGAATTTTACCCGCGTCTTTACCCGTGAAACCGGCGTTACACCCGCTCGCTACGTGGAAGAGGCAAGGCTTGCCGCCGCGCGTCATCATCTTGAACAGTCAACGGACACCCTGGAACGGGTCGCTGCTGCAGCGGGCTTTGGCAGCGCGATCAATCTGCGCCGCGTTTTTGAGCGCCAGCTTCACCTTACGCCCGGAGAGTACCGCGAGCGCTTCCACTGCCGTAAGTTGGCGTGA
- a CDS encoding ABC transporter ATP-binding protein — protein MITFNNVTKFYDDGTVVVDGLNLTAPGGKITVLVGPSGCGKTTSLRMINRLIEPSSGEILLNGESTAEMDVVQLRRRIGYVIQNAGLFPHKNIIDNIATTAILNGMAKAKARARAGELLEVVGLAPQLAKRYPWQLSGGQQQRVGVARALAADPEFMLMDEPFSAVDPVVRDQLQEEFLRIQKEVSKTIIMVTHDIDEAMKLGDLVAVLKPGGKLGQMASPGELLNAPQSDFVADFIGRDRGYRKLSFYNSGPLASMQTEPTAEVGTPIEMARNIAVQRWLLVTREGKACGWFDTHQQVEAVVPEHINLGATFYPQSGTLRQMLDSALSSPCHRAVVIDDRAEVLGTLGLDHVLDACKSMAREAV, from the coding sequence ATGATTACTTTCAACAATGTGACCAAGTTTTACGACGACGGAACGGTCGTGGTGGATGGACTGAACCTGACCGCACCCGGCGGCAAAATCACCGTGCTGGTAGGCCCTTCAGGCTGCGGGAAAACGACGTCACTGCGGATGATTAATCGGCTGATTGAGCCGTCCTCCGGCGAAATCCTGCTTAACGGCGAGTCCACCGCAGAAATGGACGTGGTGCAGCTGCGTCGGCGCATCGGCTACGTTATCCAGAATGCGGGCCTGTTCCCTCACAAAAACATTATCGACAACATCGCCACCACGGCGATCCTCAACGGCATGGCCAAGGCCAAAGCCCGCGCAAGAGCAGGCGAGCTGCTTGAGGTCGTTGGCCTGGCTCCGCAGCTGGCAAAGCGCTATCCGTGGCAGCTTTCTGGCGGGCAGCAGCAGCGCGTGGGGGTTGCCCGTGCGCTGGCCGCTGACCCGGAGTTTATGCTGATGGATGAACCCTTCAGCGCCGTGGACCCGGTGGTGCGCGATCAGCTGCAGGAAGAGTTCCTGCGCATTCAGAAAGAAGTCAGCAAAACCATCATTATGGTGACTCACGATATCGATGAGGCGATGAAGCTGGGCGACCTGGTGGCGGTGCTGAAGCCCGGTGGGAAGCTGGGGCAGATGGCCTCGCCGGGGGAGCTGCTTAACGCGCCACAAAGTGATTTCGTGGCCGATTTTATTGGCCGTGACCGGGGTTACCGCAAGCTGAGTTTCTACAATTCAGGGCCGCTGGCGTCGATGCAGACGGAGCCGACTGCCGAGGTCGGCACGCCGATTGAAATGGCGCGCAACATTGCGGTGCAGCGCTGGCTGCTGGTGACCCGCGAAGGTAAAGCCTGCGGCTGGTTTGACACCCATCAGCAGGTCGAGGCCGTTGTCCCCGAACACATTAATCTGGGCGCCACCTTTTACCCGCAAAGCGGCACGCTGCGCCAGATGCTGGACTCCGCGCTCAGCTCACCGTGCCACCGCGCCGTGGTGATTGACGACCGCGCCGAAGTGCTGGGCACGCTGGGGTTGGATCACGTGCTGGACGCGTGTAAATCCATGGCGCGGGAGGCGGTATGA
- a CDS encoding ABC transporter permease, with translation MSDWFFTLSHWYGDDGILPLLAQHIGYSAVALAIAIAIAFPVGCYTGHTGKGEALLIGTTNALRSLPSFGLIILLVILMAGYFESDMAFILPCIIVLVVLALPPIALGVHAGIRSVDPSVHDAAKGIGLTPFQVLTQVELPCATPLILSGIRSATLQIISTATIAAYVSLGGLGRLIIDGRAANDFAQMTAGAVLVAVLALLVDVFFSLSVKYVVSHGISRRIKTQ, from the coding sequence ATGTCTGACTGGTTCTTTACGCTCAGCCACTGGTATGGCGATGACGGTATTCTCCCGCTGCTGGCACAGCACATTGGCTACAGCGCCGTGGCGCTGGCGATAGCGATTGCCATTGCTTTTCCGGTGGGCTGCTACACCGGCCATACCGGTAAGGGCGAAGCGCTGCTGATTGGCACCACCAACGCGCTGCGCTCGCTGCCTTCGTTTGGCCTGATTATCCTGCTGGTTATCCTGATGGCGGGCTATTTCGAGTCGGATATGGCCTTTATTCTCCCGTGCATCATCGTGCTGGTGGTGCTGGCGCTGCCGCCGATAGCGCTCGGCGTGCATGCGGGCATCCGCTCCGTTGACCCGAGCGTGCATGATGCCGCCAAAGGCATTGGCCTGACGCCGTTCCAGGTGCTGACGCAGGTTGAGCTTCCGTGCGCCACGCCGCTCATTCTCTCCGGCATTCGCAGCGCCACGCTGCAGATTATCTCTACCGCCACCATCGCGGCCTATGTCTCGCTGGGCGGCCTTGGCCGATTAATTATCGATGGCCGTGCGGCCAACGATTTTGCGCAGATGACCGCCGGCGCGGTGCTGGTTGCCGTGCTGGCGCTGCTTGTGGATGTGTTCTTTTCCCTTTCGGTGAAGTATGTGGTTTCCCACGGTATTTCCCGACGTATCAAAACCCAGTGA
- the hutU gene encoding urocanate hydratase, with the protein MKSEFSRYRDVEIRAPRGTKLNAKSWLTEAPLRMLMNNLDPDVAENPKELVVYGGIGRAARNWECFDKMVEALKELNEDETLLVQSGKPVGVFKTHANAPRVLIANSNLVPHWANWEHFNELDAKGLAMYGQMTAGSWIYIGSQGIVQGTYETFVEAGRQHYNGSLTGRWVLTAGLGGMGGAQPLAATLAGACSLNIECQQSRIDFRLRTGYVDEQAKDLDDALARLKRYTSEGKAVSIALHGNAAEVLPELVKRGVRPDMVTDQTSAHDPLNGYLPVGWSWEEYRERAAVEPAVVTQAAKASMAEHVKAMLAFQQQGIPTFDYGNNIRQMAKEMGVSNAFDFPGFVPAYIRPLFCRGIGPFRWAALSGDPEDIYRTDAKVKELIPDDKHLHRWLDMAKERISFQGLPARICWVGLGQRARLGLAFNEMVRSGELSAPIVIGRDHLDSGSVASPNRETESMQDGSDAVSDWPLLNALLNTASGATWVSLHHGGGVGMGFSQHSGMVIVCDGTDEAAERIARVLNNDPATGVMRHADAGYDIAIECAKEHGLNLPMLAK; encoded by the coding sequence ATGAAGAGTGAGTTTTCTCGTTATCGTGATGTTGAAATCAGGGCGCCACGCGGCACAAAGCTGAATGCAAAAAGCTGGCTGACGGAAGCCCCGCTGCGCATGCTGATGAATAATCTCGATCCGGATGTGGCTGAGAACCCGAAAGAGCTGGTGGTCTACGGCGGCATTGGTCGGGCAGCGAGAAACTGGGAATGCTTCGATAAAATGGTGGAGGCGCTGAAAGAGCTGAATGAGGACGAAACCCTGCTGGTGCAGTCCGGCAAGCCGGTTGGCGTCTTTAAAACCCACGCCAACGCGCCGCGCGTATTGATTGCTAACTCAAACCTGGTGCCGCACTGGGCAAACTGGGAACACTTTAACGAGCTGGACGCTAAAGGTCTGGCGATGTACGGCCAGATGACCGCCGGATCGTGGATTTACATCGGCAGCCAGGGCATCGTGCAGGGCACCTACGAGACCTTCGTCGAAGCGGGCCGCCAGCACTACAACGGCTCGCTGACCGGGCGCTGGGTGCTGACCGCAGGCCTGGGCGGCATGGGCGGCGCACAGCCTCTGGCCGCCACGCTGGCCGGTGCCTGTTCACTGAACATTGAATGCCAGCAGTCACGCATCGACTTCCGCCTGCGCACCGGTTATGTAGACGAACAGGCGAAAGATCTGGACGACGCCCTCGCCCGCCTCAAACGCTACACCAGCGAAGGTAAGGCCGTTTCTATCGCCCTGCACGGCAATGCGGCAGAAGTTCTGCCGGAGCTGGTAAAACGCGGCGTTCGCCCGGACATGGTGACCGACCAGACCAGCGCCCACGACCCGCTCAACGGCTACCTGCCCGTGGGCTGGAGCTGGGAAGAGTACCGCGAACGCGCCGCCGTTGAGCCTGCCGTGGTGACTCAGGCGGCGAAAGCTTCGATGGCAGAGCACGTGAAAGCGATGCTCGCCTTCCAGCAGCAGGGTATCCCAACCTTCGACTACGGCAACAACATACGCCAGATGGCAAAAGAGATGGGCGTGAGCAACGCGTTTGATTTCCCGGGCTTTGTTCCGGCCTATATTCGCCCACTGTTCTGCCGCGGCATCGGGCCTTTCCGCTGGGCCGCGCTGTCCGGCGACCCGGAAGATATCTACCGCACCGACGCCAAGGTCAAAGAGCTGATCCCGGACGATAAACACCTGCACCGCTGGCTGGACATGGCCAAAGAACGCATCAGCTTCCAGGGCCTGCCGGCGCGTATCTGCTGGGTCGGCCTGGGCCAGCGCGCCAGGCTGGGGCTGGCGTTTAACGAAATGGTCAGAAGCGGCGAGCTGTCTGCGCCTATCGTCATCGGCCGCGATCATCTTGACTCCGGCTCGGTGGCAAGCCCGAACCGCGAAACCGAATCAATGCAGGATGGCTCCGATGCGGTGTCCGACTGGCCGCTGCTGAACGCCCTGCTGAACACCGCCAGCGGCGCGACCTGGGTTTCCCTGCACCACGGCGGCGGCGTCGGCATGGGCTTCTCGCAGCACTCCGGCATGGTTATCGTCTGCGACGGCACCGACGAAGCGGCAGAGCGAATCGCCCGCGTGCTGAATAACGATCCGGCCACCGGCGTCATGCGCCATGCGGATGCGGGCTATGATATTGCTATTGAGTGTGCAAAAGAGCACGGCCTGAACCTGCCAATGCTGGCGAAGTAG
- the hutI gene encoding imidazolonepropionase: MRILWRNCHITTMANGQYNLIEDAALLTEGGKIAWVGPYSQRPDLPYDEERDLHGKLVTPGLIDCHTHSVFGGNRSQEFEMRLNGATYADIAAAGGGIASTVKATRQASEADLLKSAGRRINALRKDGVTTLEVKSGYGLSFEDERKMLRVIRQLAQNLPLTIYSTCLAAHALPPEYKDRSDDFITEVCENWLPALHNEGLVDAVDAFCEHLAFSVPQVERVFMKAHELGLPIKLHAEQLSLLHGAGLAARHNALSADHLEYLCEDDIVLMAGHGTTAVLLPGAFYFLRETQKPPVSLLRKHHVPMAISSDLNPGTSPVQSLRLMMNMACTLFGLTPEEALAGVTLNAARALGISDKAGSLEAGKEANFVAWEIEHPAELSYWLGGSLSKQVIYQGKEVWND, translated from the coding sequence ATGCGGATTTTATGGCGCAATTGCCACATCACCACCATGGCCAACGGCCAGTACAATCTTATCGAAGATGCGGCTTTGCTAACCGAAGGCGGCAAAATTGCCTGGGTGGGCCCCTATAGCCAGCGTCCCGACCTGCCTTATGACGAAGAACGCGACCTGCACGGCAAACTTGTCACTCCCGGTCTTATCGACTGCCACACCCATAGCGTATTCGGCGGTAACCGCAGCCAGGAGTTTGAAATGCGCCTGAATGGTGCAACCTACGCTGACATTGCCGCGGCAGGCGGCGGCATCGCCAGCACGGTGAAGGCCACGCGTCAGGCGAGCGAAGCCGACCTGCTGAAAAGCGCCGGCCGCCGTATTAATGCGCTGCGCAAAGACGGCGTAACCACGCTGGAAGTGAAATCAGGCTACGGCCTCAGTTTTGAAGACGAACGCAAAATGCTGCGCGTGATCCGCCAGCTGGCGCAAAATCTGCCGCTGACGATTTACAGCACCTGCCTGGCTGCACACGCTCTGCCCCCGGAGTACAAAGACCGCAGCGACGACTTTATCACCGAGGTATGCGAGAACTGGTTACCCGCTTTGCATAACGAAGGGCTGGTCGACGCCGTGGATGCCTTTTGCGAACATCTGGCGTTTTCCGTCCCGCAGGTGGAACGCGTCTTTATGAAGGCCCATGAACTCGGGCTGCCGATCAAGCTTCACGCCGAACAGCTTTCGCTGCTGCACGGCGCGGGGCTTGCCGCCCGCCATAATGCGCTTTCTGCCGACCACCTCGAATATCTCTGCGAGGACGATATTGTGCTGATGGCCGGGCACGGGACGACCGCCGTCCTGCTGCCCGGAGCATTTTACTTCCTGCGCGAGACGCAAAAACCGCCGGTTTCGCTGCTGCGTAAACATCACGTGCCGATGGCTATTTCCAGCGATCTCAACCCCGGCACGTCGCCGGTACAGTCGCTGCGGCTGATGATGAATATGGCCTGTACGCTGTTTGGCCTGACGCCTGAAGAAGCGCTGGCGGGCGTGACGCTCAATGCGGCGCGAGCGTTGGGCATTAGCGATAAAGCCGGGTCGCTCGAAGCCGGTAAAGAAGCAAACTTTGTTGCCTGGGAGATAGAACATCCCGCCGAGCTCAGCTATTGGCTGGGCGGCTCGCTCTCCAAACAGGTTATCTATCAAGGTAAAGAGGTGTGGAATGATTAA